From a single Notolabrus celidotus isolate fNotCel1 chromosome 7, fNotCel1.pri, whole genome shotgun sequence genomic region:
- the LOC117816516 gene encoding nicotinate-nucleotide pyrophosphorylase [carboxylating]-like isoform X1 has product MPGHCAEKATTTLPVIVFLPTALYRMSSLPHSAAHSIPPHSLTRLAREWLAEDTPNFDPAGVCVGSQEVEARLLCKTPQSVLAGSPFFTAVFSEVGCTVDWIHKEGAEIGSDAITLTAVVRGPARCLLLGERPALNCLARASGIATRCSQLQEMATEVGWHGEVAGTRKTTPGFRLVEKYAMLVGGVSMHRQDLSGMVMLKDNHVWASGSITQAVRSARSVCGFSSKIEVECCSAEEGREAAGAGADIVMLDNFKPQELHVAAQALKREFPELQIEASGGVTLENLTLYFSPYVDIISLGCITQGCPVVDFSLKVKKPVFVSSLQE; this is encoded by the exons ATGCCTGGGCATTGTGCAGAGAAAGCAACCACTACACTTCCTGTTATTGTGTTTCTTCCAACAGCTCTGTACAG AATGTCCTCGCTCCCGCACTCAGCAGCTCATTCGATCCCTCCTCACAGTCTGACCCGACTGGCACGAGAGTGGTTGGCAGAGGACACACCAAACTTTGACCCAGCAGGAGTATGTGTGGGGTCACAGGAGGTGGAGGCCAGGCTGCTGTGTAAAACACCACAGAGTGTCTTGGCAGGGAGCCCGTTCTTCACAGCTGTGTTCAGTGAGGTCGGCTGCACCGTGGACTGGATTCACAAGGAGGGAGCTGAGATTG GTTCAGATGCCATTACCTTGACTGCTGTGGTAAGAGGCCCAGCAAGATGCCTTCTCCTGGGGGAAAGGCCTGCTCTAAACTGCCTGGCCCGGGCCTCGGGGATTGCTACTCGCTGCTCTCAGCTTCAAGAAATGGCGACAGAAGTGGGCTGGCATGGAGAAGTGGCTGGCACGCGCAAGACCACACCGGGCTTCCGTCTGGTGGAAAAGTACGCCATGCTGGTCGGCGGTGTGTCCATGCACAGACAGGACCTGAGTGGAATGGTGATGCTGAAGGACAACCACGTGTGGGCATCAGGGAGTATCACACAG gCTGTGAGATCTGCCCGGTCAGTGTGTGGCTTCAGCAGTAAGATTGAGGTGGAGTGTTGCTCTGCCGAGGAGGGCAGAGAGGCGGCTGGAGCAGGAGCAGACATCGTTATGTTGGACAACTTCAAACCTCAG GAGCTCCATGTTGCAGCTCAAGCACTGAAGAGGGAGTTCCCAGAATTGCAAATCGAAGCAAGCGGAGGAGTGACGCTAGAGAACTTAACTTTGTATTTCTCCCCCTATGTGGACATTATTTCCCTTGGCTGTATAACACAAGGGTGCCCAGTTGTGGACTTTTCTCTAAAAGTTAAAAAGCCTGTTTTTGTCTCAAGCCTCCAAGAATGA
- the LOC117816516 gene encoding nicotinate-nucleotide pyrophosphorylase [carboxylating]-like isoform X2: MSSLPHSAAHSIPPHSLTRLAREWLAEDTPNFDPAGVCVGSQEVEARLLCKTPQSVLAGSPFFTAVFSEVGCTVDWIHKEGAEIGSDAITLTAVVRGPARCLLLGERPALNCLARASGIATRCSQLQEMATEVGWHGEVAGTRKTTPGFRLVEKYAMLVGGVSMHRQDLSGMVMLKDNHVWASGSITQAVRSARSVCGFSSKIEVECCSAEEGREAAGAGADIVMLDNFKPQELHVAAQALKREFPELQIEASGGVTLENLTLYFSPYVDIISLGCITQGCPVVDFSLKVKKPVFVSSLQE, from the exons ATGTCCTCGCTCCCGCACTCAGCAGCTCATTCGATCCCTCCTCACAGTCTGACCCGACTGGCACGAGAGTGGTTGGCAGAGGACACACCAAACTTTGACCCAGCAGGAGTATGTGTGGGGTCACAGGAGGTGGAGGCCAGGCTGCTGTGTAAAACACCACAGAGTGTCTTGGCAGGGAGCCCGTTCTTCACAGCTGTGTTCAGTGAGGTCGGCTGCACCGTGGACTGGATTCACAAGGAGGGAGCTGAGATTG GTTCAGATGCCATTACCTTGACTGCTGTGGTAAGAGGCCCAGCAAGATGCCTTCTCCTGGGGGAAAGGCCTGCTCTAAACTGCCTGGCCCGGGCCTCGGGGATTGCTACTCGCTGCTCTCAGCTTCAAGAAATGGCGACAGAAGTGGGCTGGCATGGAGAAGTGGCTGGCACGCGCAAGACCACACCGGGCTTCCGTCTGGTGGAAAAGTACGCCATGCTGGTCGGCGGTGTGTCCATGCACAGACAGGACCTGAGTGGAATGGTGATGCTGAAGGACAACCACGTGTGGGCATCAGGGAGTATCACACAG gCTGTGAGATCTGCCCGGTCAGTGTGTGGCTTCAGCAGTAAGATTGAGGTGGAGTGTTGCTCTGCCGAGGAGGGCAGAGAGGCGGCTGGAGCAGGAGCAGACATCGTTATGTTGGACAACTTCAAACCTCAG GAGCTCCATGTTGCAGCTCAAGCACTGAAGAGGGAGTTCCCAGAATTGCAAATCGAAGCAAGCGGAGGAGTGACGCTAGAGAACTTAACTTTGTATTTCTCCCCCTATGTGGACATTATTTCCCTTGGCTGTATAACACAAGGGTGCCCAGTTGTGGACTTTTCTCTAAAAGTTAAAAAGCCTGTTTTTGTCTCAAGCCTCCAAGAATGA